The Muntiacus reevesi chromosome 7, mMunRee1.1, whole genome shotgun sequence genome includes a region encoding these proteins:
- the LOC136172026 gene encoding olfactory receptor 4F3/4F16/4F29-like — protein MDGGNHSVVSEFVFLGLTNSWGIQLLLLVFSSVLYVASMTGNILIVFSVTTDPHLHSPMYFLLANLSFIDLGACSISSPKMIYDLLRKHKVISFGGCIAQIFFIHAIGGVEMVLLIAMAFDRYVAICKPLHYLSIMSPRMCILFLAAAWALGVSHSLFQLAFIVNLPFCGPNVLDSFYCDLPRLLKLACTDTYRLQFMVTGNSGFICVSSFFILLISYIFILLTVWKRSSGGLSKALSTLSAHITVVILFFGPTMFVYTWPHPNSQMDKFLALFDAVLTPFLNPVIYTFRNKEMKTAMKRAFRPLMIFGKIS, from the coding sequence ATGGATGGAGGGAATCACTCGGTGGTGTCTGAGTTTGTGTTTCTGGGTCTCACTAACTCATGGGGGATCCAGCTGCTCCTCCTGGTCTTCTCCTCTGTGCTCTATGTGGCAAGCATGACTGGGAACATCCTCATTGTGTTTTCTGTGACCACCGATCCTCACTTACATTCCCCCATGTACTTCCTACTGGCCAACCTCTCCTTCATTGACTTGGGAGCCTGCTCTATCTCTTCTCCCAAGATGATCTATGACCTTCTCAGAAAGCATAAAGTCATTTCCTTTGGAGGCTGCATTGCTCAGATCTTCTTCATCCATGCCATTGGTGGGGTGGAGATGGTGCTGCTCATCGCCATGGCCTTTGACAGATATGTTGCCATATGTAAGCCTCTCCACTATCTGAGCATCATGAGCCCGAGGATGTGCATTTTGTTTCTGGCTGCTGCCTGGGCCCTTGGTGTCAGCCACTCACTGTTCCAACTAGCATTTATTGTTAATTTGCCCTTCTGTGGTCCTAATGTATTGGACAGCTTTTACTGTGATCTTCCTCGGCTCCTCAAACTGGCCTGTACGGATACTTACAGACTTCAGTTCATGGTCACTGGCAATAGTGGGTTTATCTGTGTTAGTTCCTTCTTTATACTCCTCATCTCCTACATCTTCATCCTATTAACTGTTTGGAAACGCTCCTCAGGTGGTTTATCCAAGGCCCTCTCCACTTTGTCAGCTCACATCACTGTGGTTATTTTGTTCTTTGGTCCAACCATGTTTGTCTATACGTGGCCACATCCCAATTCCCAAATGGACAAGTTTCTTGCtctttttgatgctgttctcactccttttttaaatccagtcaTCTACACGTTCAGGAATAAGGAGATGAAGACAGCAATGAAGAGAGCTTTTAGACCACTCATGATTTTTGGAAAGATTTCATAA
- the LOC136172027 gene encoding olfactory receptor 4F3/4F16/4F29-like — MDGGNHSVVSEFVFLGLTHSWEFQLLLLVFSSVLYVASMTGNILIVFSVTTDPHLHSPMYFLLANLSFIDLGACSVTSPKMICDLFRKRKVISSGGCIAQIFFIHVIGGVEMVLLIAMAFDRYVAICKPLHYLSIMSPRMCILFLAAAWALGVSHSLFQLAFIVNLPFCGPNVLDSFYCDLPRLLKLACTDTYRLQFMVTGNSGFICVSSFFILLISYIFILLTVWKRSSGGLSKALSTLSAHITVVILFFGPTMFVYTWPHPNSQMDKFLALSDAVLTPFLNPVMYTFRNKEMKLAMERAFRPFVIFRKIS; from the coding sequence ATGGATGGAGGGAATCACTCGGTGGTGTCTGAGTTTGTGTTTCTGGGTCTCACTCACTCATGGGAGTTCCAGCTGCTCCTCCTGGTCTTCTCCTCTGTGCTCTATGTGGCAAGCATGACTGGGAACATCCTCATTGTGTTTTCTGTGACCACCGATCCTCACTTACATTCCCCCATGTACTTCCTACTGGCCAACCTCTCCTTCATTGACTTGGGAGCCTGCTCTGTCACTTCTCCCAAGATGATCTGTGACCTTTTCAGAAAGCGTAAAGTCATTTCCTCCGGAGGCTGCATTGCTCAGATCTTCTTCATCCATGTCATTGGTGGGGTGGAGATGGTGCTGCTCATCGCCATGGCCTTTGACAGATATGTTGCCATATGTAAGCCTCTCCACTATCTGAGCATCATGAGCCCGAGAATGTGCATTTTGTTTCTGGCTGCTGCCTGGGCCCTTGGTGTCAGCCACTCACTGTTCCAACTAGCATTTATTGTTAATTTGCCCTTCTGTGGTCCTAATGTATTGGACAGCTTTTACTGTGATCTTCCTCGGCTCCTCAAACTGGCCTGTACGGATACTTACAGACTTCAGTTCATGGTCACTGGCAATAGTGGGTTTATCTGTGTTAGTTCCTTCTTTATACTCCTTATCTCCTACATCTTCATCCTGTTAACTGTTTGGAAACGCTCCTCAGGTGGTTTATCCAAGGCCCTCTCCACTTTGTCAGCTCACATCACTGTGGTTATTTTGTTCTTTGGTCCAACCATGTTTGTCTATACGTGGCCGCACCCCAATTCCCAAATGGACAAGTTTCTTGCTCTTTCTGATGCTGTTCTCactccttttttaaatccagtcaTGTACACATTCAGGAATAAAGAGATGAAGTTAGCAATGGAGAGAGCTTTCAGACCATTTGTGATTTTTAGAAAGATTTCATAA